One Apodemus sylvaticus chromosome 23, mApoSyl1.1, whole genome shotgun sequence genomic window carries:
- the LOC127674215 gene encoding sperm motility kinase 2A-like gives MSFGSKEDSENLTSESSFSNTESFHSQYILGKTISHGGRSNVKLAHHRLTGTPVAVKMIPKQENWCHPVTSEVESMMTLNHPNIISLFQVIKTEKRIYLIMELCEGKSLYHHILEAGHLQEDEARAIFTQILHAMNYCHDQGIVHRDLKPDNIMIDSNGKIKVIDFGLSAQVKPGQRLSYHCGTFPFAAPELLLGRLYDGHKLDVWTLGIVLYLMITGRIPFDASNLLHFRRQVVSGKYPVPSRLSRELQHLVRLLLTPDPKQRPTIGEVLKHPWVREDSQVFTHPREELPTLGPDVAIIKAMGHLGFREEDIKDSLFRKKYNQDMACYSFLKQQAVKQHECDSLTRSKPMNPLRTPLPSPDDPATFKLEQSCREKQRALHWSSYTSEGHFTPRERRARSVRYLFTDGQRHKEVGNQQMLLKGETSGKMQTEPAGRFTHTGPSPLHLCERHSMMMSPDLVEAFHLTTLLDVP, from the exons ATGAGTTTTGGGAGTAAAGAGGATTCAGAGAACCTCACATCTGAGTCCAGCTTTTCTAACACAGAGAGTTTTCACTCTCAGTACATCCTTGGAAAGACCATTAGCCACGGAGGCCGCTCCAATGTGAAGTTGGCCCATCACCGCCTCACAGGCACCCCCGTGGCTGTGAAAATGATACCCAAGCAAGAGAACTGGTGCCATCCTGTCACATCAGAGGTGGAGAGCATGATGACTTTAAATCACCCCAACATTATCTCTCTGTTCCAAGTCatcaagacagagaagagaataTACCTGATCATGGAGTTGTGTGAGGGCAAGTCACTTTACCACCACATCCTAGAGGCTGGCCACCTGCAGGAGGATGAAGCCAGGGCAATCTTCACACAAATTTTACATGCTATGAACTATTGCCATGACCAAGGTATAGTTCATAGAGATCTCAAGCCGGACAACATCATGATAGAtagcaatggaaaaataaaagtaattgacTTTGGGCTGAGTGCCCAAGTGAAGCCAGGACAGCGGCTGAGCTATCACTGTGGGACTTTCCCCTTTGCTGCGCCTGAGCTCCTCCTTGGCAGACTATATGACGGCCACAAGCTCGATGTATGGACCCTGGGTATCGTTTTGTATCTTATGATCACCGGAAGGATACCATTTGATGCTTCCAACTTACTACATTTTCGAAGACAGGTTGTGTCAGGAAAGTATCCTGTCCCCTCTCGCCTATCAAGAGAACTCCAGCACCTGGTTAGGCTTTTACTTACACCAGACCCCAAACAGAGGCCAACCATTGGTGAAGTTCTGAAGCATCCCTGGGTCAGAGAAGATTCCCAGGTGTTCACGCATCCTCGTGAGGAGCTGCCCACCCTCGGCCCAGATGTGGCCATTATAAAAGCCATGGGACACCTTGGCTTCAGAGAAGAAGATATAAAAGACTCCCTATTTCGCAAAAAATACAACCAGGACATGGCCTGTTATAGTTTCCTGAAACAACAGGCTGTGAAACAACATGAATGTGACAGCCTGACCCGTTCTAAGCCCATGAATCCACTGAGGACACCTTTACCTTCCCCTGATGATCCTGCCACTTTCAAACTTGAACAAAGTTGTAGAGAAAAGCAACGAGCATTACACTGGTCATCTTACACGAGTGAAGGTCATTTCACTCCTagagagaggagagcaagaaGTGTTA GATACCTGTTTACAGATGGGCAGAGACACAAAGAGGTGGGCAACCAGCAGATGTTGCTGAAAGGTGAAACATCAGGCAAGATGCAGACCGAACCAG